The DNA sequence TTATCGATGCAAAGTTTGATAACTTGATTATTGTTCATTTATACTTAAGCTTTCAAATTATGATATTTAAGTATTTccttgtctttttttttttttttcattaagtATTTCCTTGTCTAAATGAACATTTTGGAATATCTTTATACAAAAAGGTTAAACAAacataaacttaaattgttacCATATAAATTGCTTATATAGGTCAAAATATGAACATTAACATGTTTGTCTCTCAAATTCTTTTCTTTGATATGAACATAACCTGGGTAAATATATTTGAGTAATTAGATTTTATATACTTGTTTTTATAGATTTCAATACAAACTTCCCTTCAAAATCATTATGGTCTGAGTGTTTATTTTCCATTAGCATTTGAATTAATGTTGATTTTAGATATTATAACTCTGGTCACAGTCCAATCGAGGTAGCAAGCTCGAAACTGTCTGAATCATTCCGGTCCCTAGAAGCGAATTCTTCTGGACAGAAGCTCGCTGCATCCATGAACGCTTCACAAGGCTATTATGGAAATGTACCAACAGACTTGGAGGCAACAACTTGCAGCAAAGATTCATCGGATTCGGCAACCTCCAGTCGGCCATGTCACCACCAGAAATCTAGGAGTTTGGCTGAAAGCATTTTGGATGAGGTTATGCAGAAGTCAGATATGGAGCACAACAACAATAAACGGAGTACTGAATCGGACATTAGGGCTACAGAGATCCTCATGAAGGAAGAGAGTATTGTTGGATTGCCATCAAGAAAAGGAAATAGCTTAGCTCTCAGACAGAAATCTGCTAGCAGGATTGCATTGCATATGGGAGGTGATTTTCTAAATGGTGTGAGGAGATCATCAAGTACTTCATGCTTGCAAGCTCAAGGTAACACCAATTCTTCAAACATGAGGTCTAATTCAAGGAGCCACATGAAACAAGATTATTTCATGTCATTTTCAATTCCAAAACCAACCTCAACTGGAAGAACAAGCAAAGCTGCAATTGATTAGTTTTTTCCTTACCAAGTTTAAGGTAAAAAGtgacaagaaaaatagaaaaattctcTCGTATCCTAACATCAAATTTCTGGTTTGGAAACCGAGATGAAGTAGATCAATCATAATTTAGTAATTGTTTGtatgtattaaaatttattttcctttaattataaattaaccCCTTTAAACCATTTTAACTACAATTTTAAGGAATTGAGTAAATTTCAAACCCATTTTAACTACTACATTATTATTTATCCCTAACGCTATAGGTTGATTTTAAAAAAGCTACGACGTATATCCATAATTTAGTTCTGAGCTCCATTGCAGTGGAATAAGAATATATATTGCTGCTTATG is a window from the Arachis stenosperma cultivar V10309 chromosome 3, arast.V10309.gnm1.PFL2, whole genome shotgun sequence genome containing:
- the LOC130965418 gene encoding uncharacterized protein LOC130965418, with the protein product MEMFMWKETNGYYHDQFACGYGKKVPKMMSSCASPPIALGCIQHSISKMDTLAGIAIKYGVEVADIKKVNGLVTDRQMFALRTLHIPLPGRYYNSGHSPIEVASSKLSESFRSLEANSSGQKLAASMNASQGYYGNVPTDLEATTCSKDSSDSATSSRPCHHQKSRSLAESILDEVMQKSDMEHNNNKRSTESDIRATEILMKEESIVGLPSRKGNSLALRQKSASRIALHMGGDFLNGVRRSSSTSCLQAQGNTNSSNMRSNSRSHMKQDYFMSFSIPKPTSTGRTSKAAID